CTTTTATTATTTAAGGTATCAAAAATATCTTTTTTTATTTTTTCTATATTTTCTACTCCAGAAACTATTGCTCTTCCAGATTTTTCCTCAATCCCTAATACCAAAATACCACCATCTGTATTTGCAAAGGCTGAATAAGTATTCAAAGCCTCTTTTGGAAAAGAATTCTTAGCTAATTTAAATTCTATTTTATGACTCTCTTTTAAAATACCTAAACTTTCAACTAATTTTTTCATCAATTTCTCCTCTATATTCATCTATAAATCTCTCTCCATCAACAAAACCTTGATGATAAGCAGCTAACAATCTCTCTCTGCTCTTCTCAAATCTATCTATTTTTAGAGGAGCAGAGGGAGCTATAACTATAGCTTTTTCCTCTTTTTCAAGCCTTCTTATCTCCTCTTGATTTTCTTTATAAACCTCATGGTGTCTTTTTAATAGTTCTACCATAGCTGGGTATTTTTTCATCTTCCAAGCCACTAATGGAAAACACTTTAATGGTGGTTTTATAAAATTTCTATCCCTTGTAAGTACTACTATTATCTTATCACATCCATCTTTTAAAGCTTCTGATACTGGTATAGGTGCTGATGTTCCTCCATCAAAGTATATTTTTCCTCTATATTCTACTGGATTAGCTACTAAAGGAATAGAAGATGAAGCTTTCAATACAGTAGCTCCATCATGTATAGACTCCTTTCCATAAAACTCCGCTTCTCCTGTTTCAGCATTGGTAACACCTACTTTAAAATCACAAGGATTAGCAAAAAAAGCATTATAGTCAAAGGGATCTAGTTTTTCTGGTATCTCTTTATATAAAAAATCCATTCCAAAAAGTGAACCAGTTTTTAAATAGTTTTTCCAACTTAAGTATCTACTATCATTAATATAATTAATATTGGTTCTTAAAGCTCTTCCATCTTGCTTAGATATATATGAAACAGCATTTGAAGCTCCAGCAGATACTCCTATTATATAATCTGGCATAAAATTATATTTTCTAAAAGCATCTAATACACCAACTGTATAGACACCTCTCATTCCTCCACCTTCTAAAACTAGACCTAATTTCATAAATTTCCCCCTTCTACTTTCCAATTTTATACTATTATAGCACTTTTTTTCAAAATTTTCAGTTTGAAAAGTATATTTTATTTGACATTTTTATTTCATAAGTGTATATTATAAAATAAACTTTTCATCAAGGGGAGGAATTTCTATGTTTGAAAAAAGAAAAATAGGTATTATTGGTTCTGGACATGTGGGAAGTCACTGTGCTTTATCATTTATTTTACAAGGAGTTGCTGATGATATAATCTTAGTAGATGTAGATGAACAAAAAGCTATATCACAAGCTTTAGATTGTATGGATACCTCTGTTTTTCTACCTCATAGAGTAAGTGTTAAAGCTGGATCATATGAGGATTTAAAAGATAGGGATATGATAGTTATCAGTATTGGAACTATTGATAACGTTTCACAAGACAGATTAGGAGAGCTAGATCGTTCATTAAAAATTGTAAAATCATTTATTCCAAAGGTTATGGCTGCTGGTTTCAATGGTTTTTTTATAGTTATAACTAACCCTGTAGATATAATCACTCACTATATTCAAGAACTTTCTGGTCTTCCTCATAATAGAGTTATAGGAACAGGAACTGGATTGGATTCTGCTAGATTACGTAGAATTTTAGGAGAAGAGTTAAATCTTGATCCTAAAACTATTCAAGCATATATGCTTGGAGAACATGGAAATTCACAAGTTGCTGCTATCTCATGTGCATATGTCAACGGTAAAAAACTAACTGATCTTATAGAGGAAAAACCACACAGATTTAAAAAATTGGACTTTGAAGCTATAGAGGCTAAAACTGCTGCTACTGGGTGGGATATCTATGTAGGTAAACAAAGTACTGAATTTGGTATAGCTT
Above is a window of uncultured Fusobacterium sp. DNA encoding:
- a CDS encoding patatin family protein, producing the protein MKLGLVLEGGGMRGVYTVGVLDAFRKYNFMPDYIIGVSAGASNAVSYISKQDGRALRTNINYINDSRYLSWKNYLKTGSLFGMDFLYKEIPEKLDPFDYNAFFANPCDFKVGVTNAETGEAEFYGKESIHDGATVLKASSSIPLVANPVEYRGKIYFDGGTSAPIPVSEALKDGCDKIIVVLTRDRNFIKPPLKCFPLVAWKMKKYPAMVELLKRHHEVYKENQEEIRRLEKEEKAIVIAPSAPLKIDRFEKSRERLLAAYHQGFVDGERFIDEYRGEIDEKIS
- a CDS encoding L-lactate dehydrogenase; amino-acid sequence: MFEKRKIGIIGSGHVGSHCALSFILQGVADDIILVDVDEQKAISQALDCMDTSVFLPHRVSVKAGSYEDLKDRDMIVISIGTIDNVSQDRLGELDRSLKIVKSFIPKVMAAGFNGFFIVITNPVDIITHYIQELSGLPHNRVIGTGTGLDSARLRRILGEELNLDPKTIQAYMLGEHGNSQVAAISCAYVNGKKLTDLIEEKPHRFKKLDFEAIEAKTAATGWDIYVGKQSTEFGIACTCTDLIKAIYHDEKRVLPCSAFLQGEYGAHGFYAGVPAIIGKDGIEEIIELPLNSAERKKLQKTFEVLAHHVELGKESLE